A genomic window from Winogradskyella sp. J14-2 includes:
- a CDS encoding cyclase family protein yields MIAQIQYNSKKLKIDLNQPLDISIPIKDGVSNVNAWYIGPPKIEPEVFEEDVISVENGASVNFNRITFNPHSHGTHTETVGHITKEKYSINKHLKRFFFLAEVITVAPEKQGEDYVISAKQLQFAIGNKKREALVVRTIPNTKHKKTKQYSNSNWTYFEEEAIKLLVKKGIKHLLVDLPSIDREEDGGELKGHNTFWNTKGNIRKDATITEFVYVSNKIKDGKYILNLQIAPFENDASPSKPVLYKILD; encoded by the coding sequence GTGATTGCACAAATTCAATACAACTCCAAAAAATTAAAGATAGATTTAAATCAGCCATTAGATATTTCAATACCAATAAAAGATGGCGTTTCAAATGTAAATGCGTGGTATATTGGTCCGCCAAAAATAGAACCTGAGGTTTTTGAGGAAGATGTCATTAGTGTAGAAAATGGAGCGTCAGTTAATTTTAATAGGATTACTTTTAATCCACATTCTCATGGTACACATACAGAAACTGTGGGTCATATAACAAAAGAAAAATACTCCATAAATAAACATTTAAAGCGATTTTTCTTTTTGGCCGAAGTAATTACCGTAGCGCCAGAAAAACAAGGCGAAGATTATGTAATATCTGCTAAGCAACTACAATTTGCTATTGGTAATAAAAAACGAGAAGCTCTAGTGGTAAGAACCATACCCAATACTAAGCATAAAAAAACCAAGCAATATTCTAACTCCAACTGGACCTACTTTGAAGAAGAAGCCATTAAACTATTGGTAAAAAAAGGAATAAAGCACCTATTAGTTGATTTGCCTAGTATCGATAGAGAAGAAGATGGTGGTGAATTAAAAGGGCATAATACATTTTGGAACACAAAAGGCAATATTAGAAAAGACGCCACAATAACAGAGTTTGTGTACGTATCTAACAAGATTAAAGATGGTAAATACATTCTTAACCTTCAAATAGCACCTTTTGAAAATGATGCTTCACCGAGTAAACCT
- the hemW gene encoding radical SAM family heme chaperone HemW — protein sequence MDKQSKKGLSYPSYPLGKLEGAGGIYIHIPFCKQACYYCDFHFSTSMKKKDELVNALLKEIQLRKDEFKNIEVQSIYFGGGTPSLLTNDELRLLIEEVYKNYKVTNNPEITLEANPDDLIGTQLSPRAQSRGLYENYRSIGINRLSIGIQSFFESDLKLMNRAHNAQEAKACLEVATKYFDNISIDLIYGIQGASNTQWLQNIDIALSYNVPHISSYALTVEPKTALASFIKKGIIDDVNDEQAHEQFYLLKAKLEASDFIHYELSNFGKEGYFSKNNSAYWQGKPYIGIGPSAHSFNGKQRGWNVRNNTKYIKTIEQNELPIEIETLTTTDRYNEYIMTGLRTIWGVSLDKIEEDFGKTYKEYLKEQAETFINQHLLYIDDKHIRVTKKGQFLSDGIASELFKLNLA from the coding sequence ATGGATAAACAATCAAAAAAAGGATTGAGTTATCCTTCTTACCCTTTGGGGAAGTTAGAAGGGGCTGGAGGCATCTACATCCACATACCATTTTGTAAACAGGCTTGTTATTACTGCGATTTTCATTTTTCAACATCTATGAAAAAGAAAGATGAATTGGTAAACGCTTTATTAAAAGAAATACAATTACGTAAAGATGAATTCAAAAACATTGAAGTACAAAGCATCTATTTCGGTGGCGGAACACCTAGCCTATTGACGAATGACGAATTAAGATTATTAATTGAAGAAGTTTACAAAAATTATAAGGTAACTAACAATCCCGAAATCACGCTCGAAGCCAATCCAGATGATTTGATAGGAACTCAGTTGTCACCTCGAGCGCAGTCGAGAGGTCTTTACGAAAATTATAGAAGTATTGGTATTAACAGACTAAGTATTGGTATTCAATCCTTTTTTGAGAGTGATTTAAAACTGATGAATCGTGCACACAATGCGCAAGAAGCAAAGGCTTGTCTAGAGGTGGCTACCAAATATTTCGATAATATTTCAATCGATTTAATTTACGGAATTCAAGGAGCTTCAAATACACAATGGCTTCAAAATATTGATATAGCATTGAGTTATAATGTTCCTCATATTTCGAGTTATGCATTAACCGTTGAGCCCAAAACAGCTTTGGCGTCATTTATAAAAAAAGGAATAATAGATGATGTAAACGATGAGCAAGCACATGAACAATTTTATTTGCTCAAGGCTAAACTTGAAGCCTCTGACTTTATACATTACGAGCTGTCTAATTTCGGGAAAGAAGGTTACTTTAGTAAAAACAATTCGGCCTATTGGCAAGGTAAACCATATATTGGTATTGGGCCATCTGCACACTCTTTTAATGGTAAACAACGTGGTTGGAATGTTAGAAATAATACTAAGTACATCAAAACAATAGAACAAAACGAGCTGCCAATTGAGATTGAAACTTTAACCACAACAGACCGTTACAACGAGTATATAATGACAGGTTTAAGAACCATTTGGGGAGTTTCTTTAGATAAGATTGAAGAAGATTTTGGAAAAACTTATAAAGAATACTTAAAAGAACAAGCCGAAACTTTTATAAATCAACATTTATTGTATATTGATGATAAGCACATACGCGTCACTAAAAAAGGTCAGTTTTTAAGTGATGGTATAGCCAGCGAACTCTTTAAACTTAACTTAGCGTGA
- the ruvC gene encoding crossover junction endodeoxyribonuclease RuvC, with product MSKEKIILGIDPGTTIMGFGLIKVVGKQMQFMQLNELQLKKYDDHYLKLKLIFERTVELIDTYHPDEIAIEAPFFGKNVQSMLKLGRAQGVAMAAGLSREVPITEYSPKKIKMAITGNGNASKEQVAKMLQSTLNLKELPKNLDSTDGLAAAVCHFYNQGRVAIGKSYTGWAAFVKQNEDRVKKPLNPQRGK from the coding sequence ATGAGTAAAGAAAAGATAATATTAGGAATAGATCCAGGAACAACTATTATGGGCTTTGGACTTATTAAAGTGGTTGGGAAACAGATGCAGTTTATGCAACTTAATGAGTTACAGCTCAAAAAGTACGATGATCATTATTTAAAACTTAAGCTCATATTTGAGCGTACTGTAGAACTCATCGACACCTATCATCCTGATGAAATAGCCATTGAAGCACCTTTCTTTGGTAAAAACGTTCAAAGTATGCTAAAACTTGGTCGTGCTCAAGGTGTTGCCATGGCAGCAGGATTATCTCGTGAAGTACCTATTACCGAATATTCGCCTAAGAAAATTAAAATGGCAATTACAGGTAATGGTAACGCCAGTAAAGAACAGGTGGCAAAGATGTTGCAAAGCACCCTAAATCTAAAAGAACTACCAAAAAACTTAGATTCTACAGACGGTTTGGCAGCGGCTGTTTGTCATTTTTACAACCAAGGTCGCGTAGCCATTGGTAAAAGTTATACAGGCTGGGCAGCTTTTGTAAAACAGAATGAGGATAGGGTTAAAAAGCCCCTTAATCCTCAAAGGGGAAAATAA
- a CDS encoding energy transducer TonB, with product MPLIAIIKLQIKNALLTFIVLTFTLGLSYGQDKKTKKESDSVEITEKVEILEIDESEFIPFSVVDKVPYPLDCESYKTKAKLKKCTVEYIQNHSKKNFNTGLGAALGLTPSVQRILVRFKFDTSGNIVDLEARGAHPEIEKEAERVVKLLPRFIPGEHQGEVVKVAYVLPIVYAIPEKTTKADKQ from the coding sequence ATGCCTTTAATAGCCATTATTAAATTACAAATTAAGAATGCTCTGCTTACTTTTATTGTACTAACATTTACATTAGGTTTAAGCTACGGTCAAGACAAGAAAACAAAAAAAGAATCCGATAGTGTTGAAATTACCGAAAAAGTAGAAATTCTAGAAATCGACGAATCAGAATTTATACCATTTTCTGTTGTAGACAAAGTGCCTTATCCCCTAGACTGTGAGTCTTATAAGACAAAAGCAAAACTAAAAAAGTGTACCGTAGAATATATACAGAACCATAGCAAAAAAAATTTCAATACGGGTTTAGGTGCAGCGCTAGGTTTAACACCAAGCGTGCAACGTATTTTAGTTAGATTTAAGTTTGATACTTCAGGTAATATAGTAGATTTGGAAGCTCGCGGTGCGCACCCAGAAATCGAAAAGGAAGCAGAGCGAGTCGTTAAGCTTTTGCCTAGGTTTATACCAGGAGAGCACCAAGGTGAAGTTGTAAAAGTAGCCTATGTTTTACCTATAGTATATGCTATACCAGAAAAGACTACTAAAGCTGATAAACAATAG
- a CDS encoding cell envelope biogenesis protein OmpA — protein sequence MKLNLKQYLFLVGILCLSMQVNAQFTKATSKWKALFAVGFNYPTRDGFVDGTYAQSVNFPTVNIGVQHMFKRTYGVKLDYGFNRFRNDDASPEFKINYSRVNAQFVFDPTEHLGFFPPRFRTILHAGPGFSFAKPLGNLGDNKQSFLNLLGGLELHYAINEKVSVYTDVAYIYGVTSLDDYDPALSGLGAFNGSVFNVTFGIAVSLSGCQYCD from the coding sequence ATGAAGCTAAATTTAAAACAATACCTTTTTTTAGTTGGTATTTTATGTCTTTCTATGCAGGTAAACGCACAATTTACCAAAGCAACGAGTAAGTGGAAAGCACTTTTTGCCGTAGGTTTTAATTACCCTACAAGAGATGGTTTTGTAGATGGCACATATGCGCAGTCCGTTAATTTTCCTACGGTAAATATTGGTGTGCAACACATGTTTAAGCGCACTTATGGTGTAAAGTTAGATTATGGCTTTAATCGTTTTAGAAATGATGATGCATCACCAGAATTTAAGATTAATTACTCGCGTGTAAATGCACAATTTGTATTTGACCCTACAGAACATTTAGGTTTTTTTCCACCACGTTTTAGAACCATTCTACACGCAGGACCAGGATTTAGTTTTGCAAAACCACTTGGAAATTTAGGTGATAATAAGCAATCTTTTTTAAACCTTTTAGGCGGTTTAGAATTGCACTATGCCATTAACGAAAAAGTGTCTGTCTACACAGATGTGGCATATATTTATGGTGTAACCTCTTTAGATGACTATGATCCTGCATTAAGTGGTTTAGGAGCATTCAATGGTAGTGTTTTTAATGTTACTTTCGGTATTGCGGTGTCATTAAGTGGTTGCCAGTACTGCGATTAA
- a CDS encoding lysylphosphatidylglycerol synthase domain-containing protein, with protein sequence MFSNLSYKTKQFFFVLIKLSIVVGAFYFIYCKLTENGQLQPSDFIAFLKENNIFSAKNIVFLVILSGFNWFFEILKWKTLVKTIKTISFKEALEQSLGGLTASLITPNRIGDYGAKAAYFTKTYRKRVLLLNLLGNIGQMTITTIFGVTGLVIFINRYQLEFDYYKVTRFGALILLISVFAIFGIKHKCFNIRGYSFNQIIDYIKNITLKVHVSNIILSLLRYIIFSFQFYYLLTIFEVNLSYYDNMVVITSTYLLASIIPTISIFDVVIKGSVAVFLFTHIGVDELTILCIVLIMWILNFAIPSVLGSYFVLNFKLPKTKA encoded by the coding sequence ATGTTTAGCAACTTATCTTACAAAACTAAGCAATTCTTCTTTGTGCTGATTAAGTTAAGCATCGTTGTAGGTGCATTTTATTTTATTTATTGTAAACTCACCGAAAATGGGCAACTTCAGCCTAGTGATTTTATAGCTTTTTTAAAAGAAAACAACATATTTTCTGCAAAAAACATCGTTTTTTTAGTCATTTTAAGTGGTTTTAATTGGTTTTTTGAAATTTTGAAATGGAAAACTTTAGTTAAAACCATTAAAACAATTTCTTTTAAAGAAGCTCTAGAGCAAAGTCTTGGTGGTTTAACAGCATCGCTAATTACACCAAACAGAATTGGCGATTATGGTGCAAAAGCTGCCTACTTTACCAAAACCTATAGAAAACGTGTTTTACTACTTAATCTCTTGGGTAATATTGGGCAAATGACCATAACAACCATTTTTGGTGTTACAGGACTAGTAATTTTTATTAATCGCTATCAACTAGAATTTGATTATTATAAAGTCACAAGATTTGGTGCTTTAATTTTATTGATTTCTGTTTTTGCTATTTTCGGAATAAAGCATAAATGCTTTAATATTAGAGGGTATTCTTTTAATCAAATTATAGATTATATTAAAAACATTACATTAAAAGTGCATGTAAGTAATATTATCTTATCACTATTACGATACATTATTTTTTCATTTCAATTTTATTATCTGTTAACAATTTTTGAAGTTAACCTTAGCTATTATGACAATATGGTTGTCATTACAAGCACGTATTTATTAGCGTCTATAATACCAACAATTTCTATATTCGATGTTGTAATAAAAGGAAGTGTGGCTGTTTTTTTATTTACTCATATTGGTGTAGATGAGCTAACCATTTTATGCATTGTTTTAATTATGTGGATACTAAATTTTGCCATCCCAAGTGTGCTTGGCAGCTATTTTGTTTTAAATTTTAAACTCCCTAAAACCAAAGCATGA
- a CDS encoding glycosyltransferase, with product MISTILITIVIVYLIFIVGFIYGFDKVEDFELQDLEPKTKFSVVIPFKDEAENLRELLNSIHRLNYPKSMFEIILVDDDSNDGSVEVINNFLHKRPFDCAQGDIRIIQNIRVTNSPKKDAISSAIAIAKYDWIITTDADCVLPKYWLDTFDECIQTYQPNCIVAPVTYNDGGSFLKRFQILDVLSLQGATIGGFGLKLPFLCNGANFAYKKSTFQLVNGFYRNDDIASGDDIFLLEKIKKLHPKKVFYLKSDKAIVTTKPVSNLSTLIQQRLRWASKTSHNPNWFSKLVGLIIFLGNLACISVLPLLFFRFIPTRIAIALLIIKFSIDFLLLFKTSRFFKQESVLFSYVWSCLIYPFFSIYIVLLSLFKPYKWKGRTFKK from the coding sequence ATGATTTCTACAATACTCATAACAATTGTAATTGTCTATTTAATTTTTATAGTTGGCTTTATCTATGGTTTTGACAAGGTTGAAGATTTTGAGCTTCAGGATTTAGAACCAAAAACGAAATTTTCTGTTGTAATTCCTTTTAAAGATGAGGCTGAAAATTTACGTGAACTACTGAACTCAATACATAGATTGAATTATCCAAAGTCAATGTTTGAAATTATTTTGGTTGATGATGATTCTAACGATGGTTCTGTGGAAGTGATTAATAATTTTCTTCACAAAAGACCTTTCGACTGCGCTCAAGGTGACATTAGAATTATTCAGAATATACGTGTTACTAATTCACCAAAAAAAGATGCAATTAGTTCTGCCATTGCTATTGCAAAATACGATTGGATTATTACCACAGATGCAGATTGCGTCTTACCAAAATATTGGCTAGACACTTTTGATGAATGTATTCAAACTTACCAGCCTAATTGTATTGTTGCTCCGGTGACATATAATGATGGTGGTTCCTTTTTAAAGCGTTTTCAAATCCTTGATGTTTTAAGTTTACAAGGCGCTACTATTGGTGGCTTTGGACTTAAACTTCCGTTCCTTTGCAATGGTGCTAATTTTGCGTATAAAAAATCTACTTTTCAGTTGGTTAATGGTTTTTATAGAAACGATGATATAGCGAGTGGTGACGATATTTTTCTACTTGAAAAAATCAAAAAACTTCATCCTAAAAAAGTTTTTTACTTAAAATCTGACAAGGCTATTGTTACCACAAAACCTGTTTCAAACCTCAGTACTTTAATTCAACAACGGTTACGCTGGGCTTCTAAAACCAGTCATAACCCTAATTGGTTTTCAAAGTTAGTTGGACTCATTATTTTTTTAGGAAATCTTGCTTGTATCTCTGTACTTCCGCTTTTGTTTTTTAGATTCATACCAACTAGAATTGCAATAGCCTTATTGATTATAAAATTCAGTATTGATTTTCTCTTATTATTTAAAACCTCACGTTTTTTTAAACAAGAAAGCGTCTTGTTTTCATATGTTTGGTCTTGCCTAATTTATCCTTTCTTTAGCATATACATTGTTTTACTATCGCTTTTTAAGCCATACAAATGGAAAGGTAGAACTTTTAAAAAGTGA
- a CDS encoding Bax inhibitor-1/YccA family protein, translated as MRLKNFKTSNPIFNDYFWDDGKSSAKTMSVAGIFFKSIMGILVIAAITAYLWKLNETGTPMRWFTLGGMLGAIVLSILISVRQNWAHILVPLYVIAKGLFLGGFSSYAHRNFPDLPYQAIGVTIITFFIMLLLYQFRIIVITKKIRSVIITATVSIMVVYLLSFILSFFGIKTYIWGTSWFAIIFNILAAIAASFALLLDFDYIERYKNKAPKHKEWLATWGLLATLIWLYVEVLRLMQKLAIRF; from the coding sequence ATGCGTTTGAAGAATTTTAAAACCTCTAATCCTATTTTTAACGACTATTTTTGGGATGATGGCAAATCGTCTGCAAAAACCATGTCTGTTGCTGGTATTTTCTTTAAATCTATAATGGGTATTTTGGTTATTGCAGCCATTACAGCTTATTTATGGAAACTTAATGAAACTGGGACGCCAATGCGATGGTTTACTTTAGGTGGCATGCTAGGCGCTATTGTTTTGAGTATTTTAATTTCTGTACGACAAAACTGGGCACATATATTAGTGCCGCTTTACGTTATTGCCAAAGGCCTTTTTTTAGGTGGCTTTTCCTCTTATGCACACCGAAATTTTCCTGATTTACCATACCAGGCCATTGGTGTAACCATCATTACGTTTTTTATAATGCTTTTGCTTTATCAATTTAGGATTATTGTAATCACCAAAAAAATCCGAAGCGTTATCATAACAGCCACTGTGAGCATTATGGTTGTATACCTCCTCTCTTTTATTTTAAGTTTTTTTGGTATAAAAACTTACATTTGGGGAACATCTTGGTTTGCGATTATTTTTAATATTCTGGCGGCTATAGCAGCATCTTTTGCACTACTTTTAGATTTTGATTACATAGAACGCTACAAAAACAAAGCGCCAAAACACAAAGAATGGCTAGCAACTTGGGGACTTTTAGCAACGCTTATTTGGCTGTATGTAGAAGTATTACGATTGATGCAGAAATTGGCTATACGGTTTTAG
- a CDS encoding M56 family metallopeptidase codes for MLYSIIQIVLFQTLFLLVYDLFLRRETFFNYNRIYLLLTSVFSIVLPFVKLQELRKVTTQETVIRLPEVFIDEASNISTNPYLVEQVNEVAVTSSQLPIWQIVLYTGMVLAALVFVVKLAKLYFIKNNNPKRWKGDILIVNLLKSSAAFSFFNTVFLGDNIPSSEKDTIYQHELVHVREKHSLDLLFFEVLRILFWFSPLVYIYQNRVKELHEFIADANAVKHQGKSNYYQSLLHQILDTNALSFTNTFFKKSLIKKRIVMLQKSKSSQKRLLKYALLFPVIFAMLVYTSTEVKAQEKPDVKTEMHQELTDEELLEIYYNEILKMEEEGTKFYEISKYVGFGDGKLDRYIKPREDYLKFKAFLRYIADKSIKTKSEQGELTDYDEEMRKKISEGPHKSYADYLEWKRTDEAKERWMSSARDNALRLFVEDMANKTQEEQKRFDDLMKQLETDSYYKKLIVTDGKTTLVIDSPLLIEEDKVEVVEVPFSAVDEAPSHKDCENLMSKEEKKQCFSEFVNAHVKKHFNTNVEKNSELHKKRIFARFLIDTDGNVTRIQARAASKVLEEETIRVLSLLPQFIPGRQNGEVVAVPFALPIVLQIADTSIEGLNKSLKEMIAQRDRILKNSSEKNPVVIQLNKQIEELKQKIKKAKQSPKN; via the coding sequence ATGTTGTACAGTATCATTCAAATTGTATTGTTTCAAACACTTTTTTTATTAGTGTACGATCTGTTTTTAAGGCGCGAAACCTTTTTTAATTATAACAGAATCTATCTATTGCTAACATCGGTTTTTTCTATTGTGTTACCATTTGTAAAACTTCAAGAATTAAGAAAAGTTACAACACAAGAAACCGTAATAAGATTACCAGAAGTCTTTATTGATGAAGCTTCAAACATTAGTACAAATCCATATTTAGTAGAACAAGTAAATGAAGTAGCTGTTACAAGCTCACAATTACCAATATGGCAGATAGTGTTATACACAGGTATGGTATTAGCAGCACTAGTGTTTGTAGTAAAACTTGCAAAACTCTATTTTATAAAAAACAATAACCCTAAACGCTGGAAGGGAGATATTCTTATTGTTAATCTTCTTAAAAGTTCAGCTGCATTTTCATTTTTTAACACCGTTTTTTTAGGAGATAACATTCCAAGTTCCGAGAAGGACACTATATATCAACACGAATTGGTTCATGTTAGAGAAAAGCACAGTTTAGATCTGTTATTTTTTGAAGTTCTAAGGATCCTCTTTTGGTTTAGTCCTTTGGTTTATATCTACCAAAATAGAGTTAAAGAATTGCACGAGTTTATTGCAGATGCCAACGCTGTAAAACATCAAGGTAAGTCTAATTATTATCAAAGTTTGTTACATCAAATATTAGACACTAACGCGCTGTCTTTTACCAATACATTTTTCAAAAAATCATTAATCAAAAAACGAATTGTTATGTTACAAAAATCAAAATCTAGCCAAAAGCGTTTGCTTAAATATGCACTTTTATTTCCTGTGATATTTGCAATGTTGGTTTATACATCAACAGAAGTTAAAGCACAGGAAAAACCTGATGTTAAAACAGAAATGCATCAGGAATTAACTGATGAAGAGCTTCTTGAAATTTACTATAATGAGATTCTTAAAATGGAAGAAGAGGGAACTAAGTTCTATGAAATTTCAAAATATGTAGGTTTCGGAGATGGAAAATTAGACAGGTATATAAAACCAAGAGAAGATTATTTAAAGTTTAAGGCATTTCTAAGATATATAGCAGATAAAAGCATAAAAACAAAATCTGAACAAGGAGAATTAACCGATTATGATGAGGAGATGCGCAAAAAAATTTCTGAAGGCCCTCATAAGAGCTATGCGGATTATTTAGAATGGAAAAGAACAGATGAAGCTAAAGAGCGTTGGATGTCAAGCGCTAGAGATAATGCCCTAAGACTATTTGTTGAGGATATGGCTAATAAAACCCAAGAAGAACAAAAACGCTTTGATGATCTAATGAAACAACTAGAAACAGATTCATATTACAAAAAGCTTATTGTTACTGACGGAAAAACCACCTTGGTTATTGATTCTCCTTTACTTATAGAAGAAGATAAAGTCGAAGTGGTAGAAGTTCCATTTAGTGCTGTGGATGAAGCACCATCACACAAAGATTGTGAAAATTTAATGTCAAAAGAAGAAAAAAAGCAATGTTTCTCTGAGTTTGTTAATGCTCATGTTAAAAAGCATTTCAATACAAATGTAGAGAAGAATTCGGAGTTACATAAAAAGCGGATTTTTGCACGTTTTTTAATAGATACAGATGGTAATGTAACCAGAATTCAAGCCAGAGCAGCTAGTAAGGTTTTAGAGGAGGAAACAATACGAGTTCTAAGCTTATTACCTCAATTTATACCAGGTCGTCAAAACGGTGAGGTGGTTGCTGTGCCATTTGCTTTGCCAATAGTTTTACAGATAGCTGATACTAGTATTGAAGGGTTAAACAAAAGCTTAAAAGAAATGATAGCACAAAGAGATCGAATTTTAAAGAACTCAAGTGAAAAAAATCCAGTAGTGATACAACTAAATAAACAGATTGAAGAATTGAAGCAAAAAATCAAAAAGGCTAAACAATCACCTAAGAATTAG
- a CDS encoding BlaI/MecI/CopY family transcriptional regulator, whose protein sequence is MKQLTKAEEEIMQALWQLKKANVKSIIKVLPEPKPAYNTVSTIVRILESKCFVDYEKEGKGHTYFPIVAKEAYSNQSINKLIDNYFQGSFKSMVSFFVKKNDVDINDIERLLNEINKEK, encoded by the coding sequence ATGAAACAATTAACCAAAGCAGAAGAAGAAATAATGCAAGCCCTTTGGCAGCTAAAAAAGGCTAATGTAAAATCTATAATTAAAGTCTTGCCAGAGCCAAAACCAGCTTATAATACAGTGTCTACAATTGTTAGAATTTTAGAATCTAAATGTTTTGTGGATTATGAAAAGGAAGGTAAAGGGCACACCTACTTCCCAATCGTTGCAAAAGAAGCGTATAGTAATCAGTCTATAAATAAGTTAATAGACAATTATTTTCAAGGCTCTTTTAAGAGTATGGTGTCTTTTTTTGTGAAAAAGAATGATGTAGATATTAATGATATAGAGCGTTTACTGAATGAAATTAATAAAGAGAAGTAA
- a CDS encoding DUF456 domain-containing protein, translating to MEIFLVALGALLMILGILGSFLPVIPGPLTSWFGLLVLHFTEGVKLGNTFLIVTLLFAIFIYVLDYIIPALGTKRFGGSNEGMIGTTLGLVVGLITPIPLGIIIGPFIGALVGEMVHRNDINKAIKAAFGSFLGFIASTFLKFIVAIIYLGLFIAKLMEHNASWY from the coding sequence ATGGAAATTTTTCTGGTCGCACTCGGTGCTCTATTAATGATCTTAGGCATTTTGGGAAGCTTTCTTCCTGTAATACCTGGTCCACTTACGAGTTGGTTTGGACTCTTAGTTTTACATTTTACCGAAGGCGTAAAACTCGGTAATACATTTTTAATTGTTACGCTATTATTCGCCATATTTATTTATGTGTTAGATTATATTATACCTGCGCTAGGAACAAAACGCTTTGGTGGCAGTAACGAAGGTATGATTGGTACTACTTTAGGCTTGGTTGTTGGATTAATAACACCTATTCCTTTGGGAATTATAATAGGTCCCTTTATTGGTGCTTTAGTAGGAGAAATGGTTCATAGAAATGATATTAATAAGGCTATAAAGGCAGCCTTTGGTTCGTTTTTGGGATTTATAGCTTCAACTTTCTTAAAGTTTATTGTCGCTATAATTTATTTGGGGCTTTTTATAGCCAAACTAATGGAGCATAATGCGAGTTGGTACTAA
- a CDS encoding response regulator, with the protein MKHINILMVDDHPIIIEGYQNVLMATKEDDQTLLIDTANNCDTAQLMINKAAKETPYDVCFFDISLPPSEDGKYASGEDLALLTKKVLPKAKIIILTMFNESFRIHNIIKEINPDGFLIKSDLTSMELADAFQQILRYPPYYSSTVNNYVKKTFSSEIYVDDVNRKILHLLAQGIKTKSLSEYIPLSTSAIEKRKKQLKLLFSISDGKDETLLQEAREKGFL; encoded by the coding sequence ATGAAACATATTAACATCTTAATGGTAGATGACCATCCCATTATTATTGAAGGTTACCAAAATGTGTTAATGGCTACCAAAGAAGACGACCAAACCCTACTTATAGATACAGCGAATAACTGCGACACGGCGCAGTTAATGATAAATAAAGCTGCTAAAGAAACTCCCTACGATGTTTGTTTTTTTGATATTAGTTTGCCACCATCTGAAGACGGTAAATACGCTTCTGGTGAAGACTTGGCATTATTAACTAAGAAAGTATTGCCAAAAGCTAAAATTATTATTCTTACAATGTTCAATGAATCGTTTAGAATTCACAATATCATAAAAGAAATAAATCCAGACGGTTTTCTTATAAAAAGTGATTTAACGTCTATGGAATTAGCTGATGCTTTTCAGCAAATACTCAGATATCCTCCTTATTACAGCAGTACAGTAAATAATTATGTAAAAAAAACATTTAGTAGCGAAATTTATGTAGACGATGTCAATAGAAAAATTTTACATCTATTGGCTCAAGGCATAAAAACTAAAAGTTTGAGTGAATATATTCCATTATCGACCAGCGCAATAGAAAAGCGGAAAAAACAGCTAAAATTATTGTTCTCTATCTCCGACGGAAAGGACGAAACATTGCTTCAAGAAGCAAGAGAGAAGGGGTTTTTATAA